A portion of the Flavobacteriales bacterium genome contains these proteins:
- the gatC gene encoding Asp-tRNA(Asn)/Glu-tRNA(Gln) amidotransferase subunit GatC, with translation MKIDQTLIDKLAKLSQLEFNSDAKAKMEDDLNKILEFVDKLNEVDTENIEPLIYLNKETNKLREDEIGEHLPKEKALKNAPSKDSDYFKVPTVLKK, from the coding sequence ATGAAAATTGACCAAACACTCATAGATAAACTTGCCAAACTTAGCCAGTTAGAATTTAACTCTGACGCTAAAGCTAAAATGGAAGATGACCTTAATAAGATATTAGAGTTTGTCGATAAGCTCAACGAAGTAGATACCGAAAATATTGAACCTCTTATCTACCTAAATAAAGAGACAAATAAGCTTAGGGAAGATGAGATTGGCGAACATTTGCCCAAAGAAAAGGCACTCAAAAATGCTCCGTCCAAAGATTCGGATTATTTCAAAGTGCCTACTGTATTAAAAAAGTAA
- a CDS encoding 1-acyl-sn-glycerol-3-phosphate acyltransferase, which yields MKILQSALSLLWRLWFLLTFAIPFLLLLPITIFMTFSPKFYPALYFFLHRISKLMMYASGIIPIIKKEHKLDPKKQYLLFSNHASTLDIPMMFFISKKPIAFIGKESLVKLPIFGFYYKRFNVLVNRESLRNSYQAFEEAGQKIKKGQNMVIYPEGGIVKDDRRLAKFKNGPFRLAVEQNVCVIPITFADNKNIFPERFTEGKPMRARVTIHKPIENCSSMSIQELKEKVFNTIEQELIRYEN from the coding sequence ATGAAAATTTTACAATCAGCACTTAGTCTATTATGGCGCTTATGGTTCTTACTAACCTTTGCCATACCCTTCCTTTTACTACTGCCTATTACAATTTTCATGACATTCAGTCCTAAATTTTACCCTGCATTATATTTCTTTTTACACCGTATCAGCAAACTTATGATGTATGCTAGCGGAATTATACCCATCATTAAAAAAGAACATAAACTAGACCCAAAAAAACAGTACCTATTATTTAGTAATCACGCATCTACATTAGATATTCCAATGATGTTTTTTATCAGTAAAAAACCCATTGCTTTTATTGGGAAAGAATCGCTCGTTAAACTTCCTATATTCGGTTTTTATTACAAACGGTTTAACGTATTGGTAAATCGAGAAAGCCTCAGAAATTCATACCAAGCCTTTGAAGAAGCTGGTCAGAAAATAAAGAAGGGGCAAAACATGGTTATCTATCCAGAAGGAGGAATTGTTAAAGACGATAGGCGATTGGCAAAATTTAAAAATGGTCCATTTCGATTGGCCGTAGAGCAAAATGTTTGCGTAATTCCTATTACCTTTGCAGATAATAAGAACATATTTCCAGAACGTTTTACTGAAGGAAAACCAATGCGAGCAAGGGTAACCATTCACAAGCCCATTGAAAATTGTTCAAGCATGAGTATTCAGGAACTAAAAGAAAAAGTGTTTAACACCATAGAACAAGAACTAATTCGATATGAAAATTGA
- the trpS gene encoding tryptophan--tRNA ligase: MARVLTGIQSTGVPHLGNILGAIVPAIKLSQNPENQSLLFIADLHSLTSVRDAELLRYNTYATAATWLAFGFDTSANLFYRQSDVTEVCELTWYLNCFTPFPMLANAHSFKDKSNRLSDVNSGLFTYPVLMAADILLYDAEIVPVGKDQQQHLEMTRDIAGSFNHAYGDTLVLPEAQIDKRVMTIPGTDGQKMSKSYNNFINIFLPEKKLRKQIMGIVTDSTPLEEPKDWVSCNVFKLYELLGSESQISDLKAQYESGNFGYGHAKQALFELILEHFSNERERFNYLMENTEEIEAELLKGAEKARVIARSVLQRIRKKVGY, translated from the coding sequence ATGGCAAGAGTTTTAACAGGCATTCAAAGTACAGGCGTTCCTCATCTTGGAAATATTTTAGGGGCTATAGTCCCGGCTATAAAGTTATCTCAAAACCCAGAAAATCAAAGCCTGTTATTCATTGCTGACTTACACTCTTTAACAAGTGTAAGGGATGCTGAATTACTGAGGTACAATACCTATGCTACTGCAGCCACTTGGTTGGCTTTTGGTTTTGACACTTCTGCCAACCTTTTTTACCGACAATCGGACGTTACTGAAGTGTGTGAATTGACATGGTATTTAAATTGTTTTACGCCATTTCCAATGTTGGCAAACGCCCATTCTTTTAAAGATAAATCGAATCGTTTGTCAGACGTGAATTCAGGCTTATTTACTTATCCAGTTTTGATGGCGGCTGATATCTTGCTTTATGATGCAGAGATTGTGCCAGTAGGTAAAGACCAACAACAACACCTTGAGATGACTCGTGATATTGCAGGCTCTTTTAACCATGCTTATGGCGATACTCTAGTTTTACCCGAGGCTCAAATTGATAAACGAGTCATGACAATACCCGGTACTGACGGACAAAAGATGAGTAAGTCGTATAATAACTTTATTAATATCTTTTTGCCTGAAAAGAAATTGAGAAAGCAAATAATGGGAATCGTTACGGATAGTACCCCTCTTGAAGAGCCTAAAGATTGGGTTTCTTGTAATGTGTTTAAGCTGTACGAACTTCTTGGCTCAGAATCACAGATTTCTGACTTAAAAGCTCAATATGAAAGCGGAAATTTTGGTTATGGACATGCTAAGCAAGCTTTATTCGAACTCATTTTAGAGCACTTTTCAAATGAAAGAGAACGCTTTAATTATCTAATGGAAAATACAGAGGAAATAGAGGCAGAATTATTGAAAGGAGCTGAAAAAGCTAGAGTCATTGCCCGCTCAGTACTTCAACGTATCAGAAAAAAAGTTGGGTATTAA